Proteins encoded together in one Onychomys torridus chromosome 1, mOncTor1.1, whole genome shotgun sequence window:
- the Slc3a2 gene encoding 4F2 cell-surface antigen heavy chain: MDPEPNEHSTGGVSVSRQPPSKQTGPDVQAVSAGGDSGTMSQDTEVDMKEVELNEIEPEKQPMNAAAGAAAGEKNGLVKIKVAEDEAEAGAKFTGLSKEELLKVAGSPGWVRTRWALLLLFWLGWLGMLAGAVVIIVRAPRCRELPVQRWWHKGALYRVGNLEAFVGPNEGGLAGLKKHLDYLSTLKVKGLVLGPIHKNEKDEINGTDLKQIDPALGSQEEFKDLLKSAKKKSIHVILDLTPNYRGQNAWFLPAQADIAAAKVKEALTSWLQDGVDGFQVRDVGKLMDASLYLAEWQNITKNFSEDRLLIAGTDSSDLQQIVSILDSTSNLLLTSSYLSNSSFTGEHTELLVTRYLNATGSHWCSWSVSQAGLLTASVPAQLLRLYQLLLFTLPGTPVFSYGDEIGLQAAVLPGQPVEAPFMPWDESSLSQIPGLVNANMTVKGQSEDPGSLLTQFRWLSDRRGKERSLLHGDFHALASSSGLFSYIRHWDQNERYLVVLNFQDVGLSARLGASNLPAGISLPASANLLLSTNSTRLSQEEGTSLNLENLSLYPHEGLLLHFPYVA, from the exons GCACCATGAGCCAGGACACCGAAGTGGACATGAAGGAGGTGGAGCTGAACGAGATAGAACCCGAGAAGCAGCCTATGAATGCCGCGGCCGGGGCGGCGGCAGGGGAGAAGAACGGCCTGGTGAAGATCAAGGTGGCCGAAGACGAGGCGGAGGCCGGGGCCAAGTTCACAGGCCTGTCCAAGGAGGAGCTGTTGAAGGTAGCCGGCAGCCCGGGCTGGGTGCGCACCCGCTGGGcgctgctgctgctcttctggCTCGGCTGGCTTGGCATGCTGGCGGGCGCCGTGGTCATCATCGTTCGGGCGCCGCGCTGCCGTGAGCTGCCGGTTCAGAGATGGTGGCACAAGGGCGCCCTCTATCGCGTCGGCAACCTTGAGGCCTTCGTAGGCCCGAACGAGGGCGGCCTAGCCG GTCTGAAGAAGCATCTGGACTACTTGAGCACCCTGAAGGTGAAGGGCCTAGTGTTGGGCCCGATTCACAAGAACGAGAAGGATGAAATCAATGGAACCGACTTGAAACAGATTGACCCCGCTTTAGGCTCTCAGGAAGAATTTAAAGACCTCCTGAAATCTGCCAAGAAAAAGA GCATTCACGTCATTTTGGACCTCACTCCCAACTACCGGGGCCAGAATGCATGGTTCCTCCCTGCTCAGGCTGACATTGCAGCCGCCAAAGTGAAG GAAGCTCTGACTTCTTGGTTGCAGGATGGTGTGGATGGGTTCCAAGTTCGGGATGTGGGAAAACTGATG GATGCATCCTTATACTTGGCTGAGTGGCAGAATATCACCAAGAACTTCAGTGAGGATAG GCTCTTGATTGCAGGGACCGACTCCTCTGACCTGCAGCAAATCGTGAGCATACTTGACTCCACCAGCAACCTGCTGTTGACTAGCTCCTATCTGTCAAATTCCAGTTTTACTGGGGAGCATACAGAATTGCTAGTCACTCGGTATTTGAATGCCACTGGCAGTCACTGGTGCAGCTGGAGT GTGTCTCAGGCGGGACTCCTGACAGCCTCTGTACCAGCTCAGCTCCTCCGACTCTACCAGCTGCTGCTCTTCACTCTGCCAGGGACCCCTGTTTTCAGCTATGGGGATGAGATTGGCCTGCAGGCAGCTGTCCTTCCTGGACAG CCTGTGGAGGCCCCATTCATGCCGTGGGATGAATCCAGCCTTTCCCAGATCCCAGGACTCGTAAACGCCAACATGACAGTGAAG GGTCAGAGTGAAGACCCTGGCTCCCTCCTTACCCAGTTCCGGTGGCTGAGTGACCGTCGGGGTAAAGAGCGCTCTCTGTTGCATGGTGACTTCCATGCACTGGCCTCCTCATCTGGCCTCTTCTCCTACATCCGCCACTGGGACCAGAATGAGCGTTACTTGGTGGTGCTCAACTTCCAGGACGTGGGCCTGTCAGCCAGGCTAGGGGCCTCCAACCTCCCTGCTGGCATAAGCCTGCCAGCCAGCGCTAACCTACTGCTTAGTACCAACAGTACCCGGCTAAGCCAAGAGGAGGGCACCTCTCTGAATCTGGAAAACCTGAGCCTGTATCCTCATGAGGGCTTGCTGTTACATTTCCCCTATGTGGCTTGA